One genomic region from Listeria monocytogenes encodes:
- the nrdR gene encoding transcriptional regulator NrdR — protein sequence MRCPTCQYNGTRVVDSRPADDGNSIRRRRECEKCGFRFTTFEKVEESPLIVVKKDGAREEFAREKVRRGLIRACEKRPVSAEQIEEIVNEVERELRNIGDSEIASDLIGEKVMNKLANLDEVAYVRFASVYRQFKDISVFVEELKDLMEKNKDR from the coding sequence ATGAGATGTCCTACTTGTCAATATAATGGTACACGTGTTGTAGACTCAAGACCGGCAGATGATGGCAATTCCATCCGAAGACGGCGTGAATGTGAAAAATGCGGATTTCGTTTTACTACTTTTGAAAAGGTAGAAGAGAGTCCTTTAATAGTTGTGAAAAAAGACGGAGCAAGAGAAGAATTCGCTCGTGAAAAAGTGCGACGCGGTTTAATAAGAGCTTGTGAAAAACGGCCAGTTAGCGCAGAACAAATTGAAGAAATTGTCAATGAGGTAGAACGCGAACTGCGAAATATTGGAGACAGCGAAATAGCGTCTGACTTAATTGGTGAAAAAGTGATGAATAAATTAGCGAATCTCGATGAAGTAGCCTACGTGCGCTTCGCTTCGGTTTATCGCCAATTTAAAGATATCAGCGTTTTTGTCGAAGAGTTAAAAGATTTAATGGAAAAAAATAAAGATAGGTGA